The DNA window TTGGGGGCcaatgatgctaggaatatgATTGAGTCTTGTGATGAGTCAAGATCCGCTGATGAGGTTACTCCATTAGGTGACACTCAAACTGAAGCAGTGGAAAAAAGGCCAGTTACTAAGCATAGGCATGATAGGACTCCAAAtgcgaaaaggaggaggagcaagtctaatgattggtcaatggcattcaaggcaattcaagatatTAGTAAATCAAGGGTAGAACGAGATGCGAGCATGTCCACTGCTTCAACCCAAAATGCGGAACAGATGTATGGGATTACTAGGGCCATGGAGGTGCTTGAGTCAGGATATGAGTTAGATGAAGCACTATACGAGAAAGCACTTCGGAAGTTAATGGCTGACCCGCAATGGAGAGAAGCATTAATTTCCTGCCCTCCTCATCGGAAGTCAATACTCCTTCGTACCCTTCAGTAGTTTGCTTCTTGAAAAGTTCTTTTAATTAAATAGATTGATAACTCTACTTGGATTGTGCCTTGACCCTATttttaactttgatggtttgctatgttttctttcactttttaAGATGTTATGGATGACTGTgtcttgacttttttttataactgtAGTATTTGATGTCCTGAATATTTGATCATTGTACCTTGacactacttttaactttgatggtttgctatgttttccttcattttttttaaggtgtcttggatatttgttcaaaattatggtttgatgtgtttgcatatttctaattttatattataggaATGGATCAAAGAATGATCGCATCTAGGGAACACATTGAACAAATGGAAAGGGATGACACTGATGCAGAAATCATGATGTGTATAATGTTGTTGATGAAAGCACATGATTCATTATACACTAGAGAGCCCATACGAGATGGTAAATTGATAGGACCAGAGCGAGTGAGTGAGGTTCTAAACGGACATGTAGACAGATGCTATGAACAGTATAAAATGGAACgccatgtcttcctcaaccttgAAGCGTTAATGCGACAACGTGGTTGGTTGGAAGATAGTCGATATTTAAGAGTGGATGAGCAGTTGGCAATGTTTATATCTATCGTTGGTCACAATGATAGGTATAGAGACATAGCAGAACACTTTCAGCGTTCTCTTAACACTATAGGTGAACACTTTAAGAAAGTGTTACGTGCTTTCATACTACTGGGACAAGAGAATATCAAACCTCCAAACTTCAGTCGTTGCCCTAAACAGATTCTTGAAAAACCAAAGCTCTATCCTTtcttcaaggtatgttgtgtatgattaaaacaatgatta is part of the Macadamia integrifolia cultivar HAES 741 chromosome 9, SCU_Mint_v3, whole genome shotgun sequence genome and encodes:
- the LOC122090043 gene encoding uncharacterized protein At2g29880-like, with translation MEPSKCRHLIVLMVEEVKKGNRTTSTFNKVGWNNIANNFKEKTGVNYAIVQLKNKVNKLRQDYSQFKKLLETTGFGWDTASRTCTVDDESIWESHIKDNPTWARFKKHGLPQWPELCMVFGDTYADGEGSGTQTTMLETLGANDARNMIESCDESRSADEVTPLGDTQTEAVEKRPVTKHRHDRTPNAKRRRSKSNDWSMAFKAIQDISKSRVERDASMSTASTQNAEQMYGITRAMEVLESGYELDEALYEKALRKLMADPQWREALISCPPHRKSILLRTLQ